In Curtobacterium sp. TC1, the following proteins share a genomic window:
- a CDS encoding DUF475 domain-containing protein has translation MTVPLFTTVAAAAAAWFVLGPAAALAFVALALLEIAMAADSSVPMAGIAGRLHSPARRLFLSLGIVAGVLAMRLLLPPAAVAVGDATDPASSVQEAVFAPGSFSAHLAEVRPALAAFGAAFIWLVFAEYLFNTDRASRRSWLGRLEARLAAVARPRVWSLVTAATGVAVTAVLVGLDRAWSPGALLPVVLGGAAGIAAYLGSKRVAAWALDGVGSDTASIGVGRGAWRIHAYASTVVFERGLVVFMLFEILDGVYSLSGSGTLGADGLGALEQAAVAVAAIGVGAVFLARLTSRLDEAAGLKRLRYLKAGAAYVLGVLAVLLWASLLVPIPGVVVGWFGSVVIGSALASSLPWRAWWRRMSRRPHPV, from the coding sequence TTGACCGTCCCCCTGTTCACCACGGTCGCGGCCGCTGCCGCGGCCTGGTTCGTCCTCGGCCCTGCCGCCGCCCTCGCGTTCGTCGCGCTCGCGCTCCTCGAGATCGCGATGGCCGCCGACTCGTCGGTGCCGATGGCCGGTATCGCCGGACGACTGCACTCCCCCGCCCGACGGCTGTTCCTGTCGCTCGGGATCGTCGCGGGCGTCCTCGCGATGCGGCTGCTCCTCCCGCCGGCGGCGGTCGCGGTCGGCGACGCGACCGACCCCGCGAGCTCCGTGCAGGAGGCCGTCTTCGCCCCCGGTTCGTTCTCGGCGCACCTCGCCGAGGTGCGCCCCGCCCTCGCCGCCTTCGGCGCCGCCTTCATCTGGCTCGTGTTCGCCGAGTACCTGTTCAACACGGACCGTGCGTCGCGCAGGTCCTGGCTGGGCCGCCTGGAGGCCCGGCTCGCCGCCGTCGCGCGGCCCCGCGTCTGGTCGCTGGTCACCGCTGCGACGGGGGTCGCCGTGACGGCCGTCCTCGTCGGCCTCGACCGCGCGTGGTCGCCGGGAGCCCTGCTGCCGGTCGTGCTCGGCGGCGCGGCGGGCATCGCGGCGTACCTCGGGTCGAAGCGCGTCGCCGCCTGGGCGCTCGACGGGGTCGGGTCGGACACGGCGTCGATCGGGGTCGGGCGGGGTGCCTGGCGGATCCACGCCTACGCGTCGACAGTGGTGTTCGAGCGGGGACTCGTCGTGTTCATGCTGTTCGAGATCCTGGACGGCGTGTACAGCCTGTCGGGGTCGGGCACGCTCGGCGCCGACGGGCTCGGAGCGCTCGAACAGGCCGCGGTCGCCGTGGCGGCGATCGGCGTCGGCGCGGTGTTCCTGGCGCGGTTGACCTCGCGGTTGGACGAGGCCGCCGGGCTGAAGCGGTTGCGCTACCTGAAGGCCGGGGCGGCGTACGTGCTCGGCGTGCTCGCGGTGCTGCTGTGGGCGAGCCTGCTCGTGCCGATCCCGGGTGTCGTCGTCGGGTGGTTCGGCAGCGTGGTGATCGGCTCGGCGCTCGCGAGCTCCCTGCCGTGGCGAGCCTGGTGGCGTCGGATGTCCCGGCGCCCGCACCCCGTCTGA